The genomic segment GATGGGTCAGGAGGGGGTGTCGTCAGTCTCATACGGATGGGTCAGGAGGGGGTGTCGTCAGTCTCATATGGATGGGTCAGGAGGGGTGTCGTCAGTCTCATATGGATGGGTCAGGAGGGGGTGCCAATGAATGAATATTACAGTATAAAGAATAGTATATAAGCCAGCACATTGTTCCATAGAGGGAGAAGTGTAGTGAGTAAAGTGTATGATGACTCAGAGGGAGAACAGCAGTCTTCATGTCATaaggagggagatgagaggggaggctgagggcagaggcaACAGTCCTGGTTGCTTAAGGGGGGGAaagggggaggatgggggtaaGTTGGGACGTGGGGGTAAGTTGGGACGTGGGGGTGGGGGTTAAGCGGATGAGCAGCAGCCCCCTGCGGCCGTGGCGGCTTGAGGGTCATCGTCCACGATCTGTACCCCCCTTCGTGATGTCGTTGACTGGCTGGCTCCGTTACCCTTCGCCCTCTCCTCTGCTTGGGCCGTCTCCATCATTCCTGTCAACAAAAGGGAGAGTCAGTACTGTGGGAGACAAAGTCCTACCAACAAAAGCTGAAAGTCCTACAACCAAGAAAAGCCAAACATCCTACAAACAAAAGCTTTAAGTCCAATCTACAAAATTCAGAAGTACTACCAACAGAAATCAAAGTCCTACCAGTTGGTCCATCATAATATAATCGTTTCAAGTATTTTCTTTTTGCCTCAACCTGAGCCATTACATTCATCATCACTATTCCATAACATGTGAGAATGGCTGTTTACTTTTACACAGGTCAAGGAACAGTTCTTCTATTCCCTTGTTTAATTTGGCTGATGTGTGATAGTGTTTCGCCCCCACTGACTCTGCATACCTGTGAGGAGAGGAATCGACAGAGTTTAGTTATCAATATTCCGACCAATCACGTTTAGTTAACATTCAGACCAATGaccatttaattacatcaacatTCACAAACAAAAGAAGGCTGTCGACTTGACGTTTAGACAACGTTATGAAAGGGTACTCCAAAAGCAGTACAGCACCATAAGCTGATAAGACTGAACACCCCTGCTGTACAAGGTCTCTATGGTAAAGTTACAGGAGAAGAGTGATAAAACAAACCCTTCTGCCTCTTCAACTGATACATGTCTCTCCTTCTCCAGATCTACTTTATTACCTAAGAGAAGAACAAAGAGGATGTATTAGTTTAGagatcacatactgtatatttaacATTAGCACCACCAACTGTACGTCTAGTAGACTGAAGGCACACTATTTAACCAGGAAGAGACCATTGAGGTTAGAACCCTCTCATGTGATGGGGGAGTGACTGCAACAGTTATGTTTATCTTGACAGCGTTAGTTTAACTCATGATTTACAATGCAGAAGTCATTGACCAccacacacaattacacacagttttatatttttgttcagtgtgtgtgtgtatatatatatatatatatatatatatatatatatatatatatatatatatataaaatagatagatatagaacaaaactATAAATTGCAACATGTCTTGGTCCCATGtctcataagctgaaataaaagaacgaagaaatgttccatactgagAAAAatgtctcaaattttgtgcacaaatgtatttatattcctgttggtgagcatttctcctttgcaaagataatccatccacctgacagatgtggcatatcaagaagctgattaaacaccatgatcattacacaggtgcaccttgttctggggaTAATAAAGGGCCACTCTAAAAAAAATTGCagttgtcatacaacacaatgccacagaagtttcaagttttgaggaagtgtgCAATTCACACCAAAGCCATTGCCAGgggattgaatgttcatttctctaccataatttctgtctgtaataaagcccttttgtgggaaaaaatTATTCTGATTGCTCAGCAGATGGGCCTGGCTtgcaagtgggtgggcctacgcTCTCCCAGGCCAACCTATGGCTGCACCATTGcccggtcatgtgaaatccatagatcagggcctaatgcatttatttcaattgaccgaattccttgtatgaactgtaactcagtaaaatcgttgaaattgttgcgttaatatttttgttcagtatatggtCATTTTTCCCCCTAATTTGAGTGAGAAAACAAACAATTAAAATAACTTTCCTTTCCTACAGCAGTTAGTCGAGTTAAGATTAGATCCCATAAATCGGTTGACCAATATGtgcttattattatcatcatcatcatcatctgaccctgcaggtcatctataaacgtttataacagtacatggccaagatgttcaatctccacccagcacagccagaagaggactggccacccctcatagcctggttcctctctaggtttctaatctccacccagcacagccagaagaggactggccacccctcatagcctggttcctctctaggtttctaatctctacctggtacagccagaagaggacaggccacccctcatagcctggttcctctctaggtttataatctccacccagcacagccagaagaggactggccacccctcatagcctggttcctctctaggtttctaatctctacctggtacagccagaagaggactggccacccctcagagcctggttcctctctaggtttctaatctctacctggtacagccagaagaggactggccacccctcagagcctggttcctctctaggtttctaatctctacctggtacagccagaagaggactggccacccctcatagcctggttcctctctaggtttcttcctaggttttggtctttctagggagtttttcctagccaccgtgcttctacacctgcatcgcttgctgtttggggttttaggctgggtttctgtacagcactttgtgacatcgactgatgcaaaaagggctttataaatacatttgattgtttgaccaatataataaaaaaaatattttggccGATATTAGCCTTTTACAAAAATATTTGTATCTTTATTCCACAGCTAAAGCGCAGATATTATATACATAGAATAAACAAATCCATCTGAAGAGGGCGCTCTATGGACAGCTCACTGAGCATCATTCAGCTCTACATCACAACGTGAGAGAGTAGCCACGGTGGGTTGACAGTGAGTAGTTTGACACAGCCAGCAACAGCAtatttgattaaataaataaagtacactTCACCAAGCAAGCAGCCCTGTCCTCATCACATTTTTCACTTTGTTAACGTTAGTTAGGCTTGTAGCTAGGCGGCACGGTAGTTAGCCTAGCTAGCCGGCAATCTGTGCTACTTGTGTGTGAACACTGGACTGGTGGCAAAGTGACCAATCATCCTTGATACTAAAAGAACACCGTTACTGTCTGGCCCCATTATGTTACTGGATTTCAGGTCGGTTTTCTGAAATATACAATCTGCAAAAAGCAAGACAGATGGCGCAGATCTATCATTCAGGCCATGTGCTTGCATTCATGATGAGATTAGAtagttagccagctagttaaATTATAACGTGTGACTAAATCCAGAGTGGTAAGGATTTTACAGCATGAACATTTTTGGTCATCAGCACATGCCATTAGTTGAAATAATAAATGTTGTATTGAATAAGTGTGTAATTTACATGATGGTTTCAGTAAGAAAACATTTTTCATAATTAACAGCTAGCGTGTGCTTGTCATAACAAGCTCTCATTGGGAGGTTACCATGAAGTGTTTTACATGACCTGACATCTAGTGGTGATATTACGAACTGCATCTCACTGCCTCGGTTGTGAACAGTGCCGTTTCAGATTGACTTTGAGACCTTGTTGTTCATTAGTGTGCTTGTGGTGTTTCAGCGGAAACCTCTGTATTCTTATACACTGCCATAGATGGGTACAACTTAAATATTTGTCTAAGAAGGTAAACTGAACAACGGTTTTGTATTTACTTTCATATTTATTTAGGATATAGTAGCTTTTTGGTGGTTATCTTGTAAACAACAAATAAAATGTTCTTAAATTATGCGTTATTTTTAATATTTAGTTAAGAATTCATCATTTGGAGTATCTGTTAAACCTTTAGAACACAATTTGTGAGAAAAAGTGTGTTTTTCATGCCACCTCTAAAAAACAATATATCGAAATCGGTGACTTTTGCCTCCCTAAAATCGGTATTGGACCCAGAAATCCCATATGGGTTGGGCTCTCGTTAAGACATCACCTAAAGGGCTCTAGTTAAGACATCACATAAAGGGCTCTAGTTAAGACATCACATAAAGGGCTCTAGTTAAGACATCACATAAAGGGCTCTAGTTAAGACATCACATAAAGGGCTCTAGTTAAGACATCACCTAAAGGGCTCTAGTTAAGACATCACATAAAGGGCTCTAGTTAAGACATCACATAAAGGGCTCTAGTTAAGACATCACCTAAAGGGCTCTAGTTAAGACATCACCTAAAGGGCTCTAGTTAAGACATCACCTAAAGGGCTCTCGTTAAGACATCACCTAAAGGGCTCTAGTTAAGACATCACATAAAGGGCTCTAGTTAAGACATCACCTAAAGGGCTCTAGTTAAGACATCACATAAAGGGCTCTAGTTAAGACATCACCTAAAGGGCTCTAGTTAAGACATCACCTAAAGGGCTCTAGTTAAGACATCACCTAAAGGGCTCTAGTTAAGACATCACCTAAAGGGCTCTAGTTAAGACATCACCTAAAGGGCTCTAGTTAAGACATCACCTAAAGGGCTCTAGTTAAGACATCACCTAAAGGGCTCTAGTTAAGACATCACCTAAAGGGCTCTAGTTAAGACATCACATAAAGGGCTCTAGTTAAGACATCACATAAAGGGCTCTAGTTAAGACGTCACATAAAGGGCTCTAGTTAAGACATCACATAAAGGGCTCTAGTTAAGACATCACATAAATATTGAGGAGGATGTAACCACAACAATGTCAACAATTATTTCCTCCGTGCAACTCGTCCTGCATTTGAAAGGTTCCCTAGCTGCTGGTTGGAGAGAACTTTGTGAAAGTCAGGGTTGAAAGTTCTAGGCTTTAGTTGTAGCAtttcagagggagagagcaatggCATGTGTTTGAAGCAAATTTAGCTGTCTGACAGCTGTCTTATGTGACTGAAATTTGGAGGCAACAGAATATCCGAGACAAACAAAATATATTCTAGACACCCTCCATCCTGGCAACATTGTAATGAAATTATTCGGATTTCTATTTAATTGCAGGGCCCATAACTAAGCTAAATTCTCCGCACCACTTCAAGATCGATCCAGTTACAGGGTGAAATGTGACAAACAATAAAAGAAGTGTTGAAAAGTTAGCTATGGTCTGCAATAACTTACCTACTATACATAAACAAATCTCATTCCCCAACATTTTCCTCAATTCTTTGACCCAGTTTTTCacctacaaagcaaaaacattacatttcacaTTTCATATCGATTTACAGTTCAAGAAAACAAACTTCAACATTAGAACACGAGACACTGATGCAAATTAAATATGAATATGTAAATCAAAAGAAAACATTTTCAGTAATTTATCTGGACATTTCTATGTAGCTCATTTTTTAAATGATGTTCTTCTCTTCATAGGCTGTGTTCCTAATAGCACCCtgtttccctatgggccctggtcaaatgtagtgcactgtatagggaatagggtgccctttgggacacAGCCCTGCTGTTCTCCCTGAGGAGATCATAGCTACCTTCTGGAAAGAGTCCTCATCTGTGATGTCATAGACCAATATCGCTCCATTGGAGTCTCTGTAGTAGATGGGACCTAACGCGTGGAACCGCTCCTGACCTGCTGTAtcctggggtggagagagagagtccactGTTCAAGCCTCTGGAAAAACACTGTTTGACATGGACACTGACTGGCTACAagaacaacattacacacaataaGGAAGAAACACCTGCAAGCCAGACTGACTCAGCCAAATAATGTAAACTATGCATCTCTCCCTGCCTGCAACAGACTGACTCAAATCAAAATGGACGCCAAATTCCTGTTCCTATTGCATCAAATGAGGCAGGACCATATGTTACAGGGCAGAGAGAGATCACTGCAGAACCATATGTTACAGGGCAGAGAGAGATCACTGCAGAACCATGtgttacaggacagagagagatcacTGCAGAACCATAtgttacaggacagagagagatcacTGCAGAACCATAtgttacaggacagagagagatcacTGCAGGACCATAtgttacaggacagagagagatcacTGCAGAACCATAtgttacaggacagagagagatcacTGCAGGACCATAtgttacaggacagagagagatcacTGCAGGACCATAtgttacaggacagagagagatcacTGCAGGACCATAtgttacaggacagagagagatcacTGCAGGACCATAtgttacaggacagagagagatcacTGCAGAACCATAtgatacaggacagagagagatcacTGCAGGACCATATACTTTCTTCGAGGAGGAACAGGAAGTCAAAGCAGATGAAGGGATCTACATCCTGTTCCccatatgagccctggtcaaaagcagtgcaccatGTAGGGAACAGGATGCCATATGGGACCCAGAGGAGTGTCCAACAcgctgagagagagcaggcctTACCCATATGGCCAGGTTCACCCTCTTCCCTGTGATGTTGAGCTTCTTGGTGAGGAAGGAGGCCTGGAAGAGACAAAACACATTAGTCATGTTtctggagaaacacacacagtcacaggccCTGGTTTAACTGACAGTATTAACTACATTCAGCTCCTATCAACAAGCTGCTGTGAAGAAACACGTAAGATACACAGGGAGGAACAGGGACAGACATCAGCTGTGACACGGGCCCTGGTGAACAGGGACAGACATCAGCTGTGACACGGGCCCTGGTGAACAGGGACAGACATCAGCTGTGACACGGGCCCTGGTGAACAGGGACAGACATCAGCTGTGACACGGGCCCTGGTGAACAGGGACAGACATCAGCTGTGACACGGGCCCTGGTGAACAGGGACAGACATCAGCTGTGACACGGGCCCTGGTGAACAGGGACAGACATCAGCTGTGACACGGGCCCTGGTGAACAGGGACAGTCTCCCCTTGCCAAGTCTTGCCTGGCAGTGGATGTGTGTCATTTGGAAAACTATCCCCTTTTAGCCCAGTCATCTACCTGCAACACCATTCACCATTCATGGAACACGTTCCTTCTTAGTATGGAAGAACTACACTATATACTTTGACAACTTTAGTAAGTTAAGTCATTCTTTTCCCATCCACAGTAATGACCTGGTTCTAAGTATCTCTGTTGAggtatcatcatcatctctaCATTCTCTTCCTCATTAAGACACAAAGGGATTCCATAATGAAAAGAGCTCTGTTGAGAAATGAAAGTGGAATAGGAAGACATTTAGTTGAATGGGTATTCTACTCAGGAAAGGGTGTCAGTAACTTTCTAATTCACCTGACTGTCAGAGGAAAGATTACCAG from the Salmo salar chromosome ssa17, Ssal_v3.1, whole genome shotgun sequence genome contains:
- the LOC106609839 gene encoding ras-related protein Rab-21, whose amino-acid sequence is MAAGGGAGNKTYSFKVVLLGEGCVGKTSLVLRYCENKFNDKHITTLQASFLTKKLNITGKRVNLAIWDTAGQERFHALGPIYYRDSNGAILVYDITDEDSFQKVKNWVKELRKMLGNEICLCIVGNKVDLEKERHVSVEEAEGYAESVGAKHYHTSAKLNKGIEELFLDLCKRMMETAQAEERAKGNGASQSTTSRRGVQIVDDDPQAATAAGGCCSSA